Proteins encoded in a region of the Onychostoma macrolepis isolate SWU-2019 chromosome 20, ASM1243209v1, whole genome shotgun sequence genome:
- the LOC131527379 gene encoding G-protein coupled receptor 6 yields the protein MNESAALNESGAGSPESSWLEAEAFDTNRTLALSSAALEFHVNPWDIMLCLSGTVIACENAIVVAIIFYTPTLRNPMFILIGSLATADLLAGMGLILNFAFQYLVSSETISLITVGFLVASFTASISSLLAITVDRYLSLYNALTYFSEKTLHYVHLMLVGTWGASLGLGLLPVLGWNCLDDASTCSIVRPLNRTNLTLLATSFFVIFVLMLSLYFKICKIVCRHAHQIALQQHFFTTSHYVATKKGVSTLAIILGTFGASWLPFAIYCLVGEREYPQVYTYATLLPATYNSMINPIIYAYRNTEIQRSIYMLFCGCFQTNGSYRSRSPSEV from the coding sequence ATGAACGAGAGCGCAGCGCTCAACGAGAGCGGCGCAGGTTCGCCAGAGTCCTCATGGCTGGAAGCCGAAGCCTTTGACACCAACCGGACTCTGGCGCTCTCATCGGCGGCCCTCGAGTTCCACGTCAACCCATGGGACATCATGCTGTGCCTGTCTGGTACGGTGATTGCCTGCGAGAACGCCATCGTGGTGGCCATCATCTTCTACACACCGACACTTCGCAACCCGATGTTCATCCTGATTGGCAGCCTGGCCACCGCCGACCTGCTGGCTGGCATGGGATTAATCCTGAACTTCGCTTTCCAGTATCTGGTCTCATCCGAGACCATCAGCCTTATTACAGTTGGATTCTTGGTGGCGTCCTTCACGGCGTCCATCAGTAGCTTGTTAGCTATTACGGTCGACCGCTATCTGTCGCTATACAACGCCTTGACATACTTCTCAGAGAAGACACTGCATTATGTGCATCTGATGCTGGTGGGAACGTGGGGTGCATCACTGGGATTGGGACTGCTGCCCGTTTTGGGCTGGAACTGCTTGGATGATGCATCCACCTGCAGCATCGTGCGTCCGCTCAATCGCACTAACCTCACCCTCCTCGCCACATCATTTTTCGTCATCTTCGTCCTCATGCTCAGCCTGTACTTCAAGATCTGCAAGATAGTGTGTCGCCACGCACACCAGATCGCGCTGCAGCAGCATTTCTTCACCACCTCGCACTATGTGGCCACCAAGAAGGGCGTCTCCACGCTTGCCATTATCCTGGGCACGTTTGGCGCCAGCTGGCTGCCCTTTGCAATTTACTGTCTGGTCGGGGAGCGTGAGTATCCACAGGTGTACACATATGCCACGCTACTTCCCGCTACCTACAACTCTATGATCAACCCCATCATCTACGCTTACCGCAACACCGAGATCCAGCGCTCCATCTACATGCTTTTCTGCGGCTGCTTTCAGACCAACGGCTCGTACCGATCCAGATCGCCCAGCGAGGTTTAG